The genomic window taaatatgaataaaatattaatatgggTGGTAAGATTGTGGGACCCAATATGAGTTTTTTAGCGTTCCACATTTGGAGTGAAAAGTTGAATGAATTGCTTTAAGATGATGTGGCAACATGGACCCACCTAAAATACTAATGTTGGGTTGAACCATTAGAGGTGCTATAAGGCTCAATACTACTAAGACTGTATTATCCCCTACCCCACTCAGGCAGTGTAGGTAGTGGAATTGCCGCTCCCGACACGTACTCATGCAACATTTAACCTATAGATACACATATATCTCTAAACCCTGACATcgtgacaatatatatatatatatatatatatatatatatatatatatatatatatatatatatatatatatatatatatatatatatatatatatatatatatatatatatatatatatatatatatatatatatatatatatatgaatatatgaatataaacaaaaactataaaaataacaatgacataaaaataacaagaaattttatttgatttttgcaAATGATATGAAGCTTGCTTGATGATGTTTAGAAAACATAAGAGGCCTTTGTATAGGCTTACAAACTGAGAATTTTGTAGACAAAGTGATAAAGATACAATAAATAATCATAATGATCATCAATAGAAAGGAAAATAGAAAATCGAAACTGACAAATTTCATCTGCTAAGACTGTCACGGTCGTGTGGCTCGCTGTCACGACCGTGATAGTGTTTCCTCTTAGGCACTGTTTATCGATTTTATTGTTTGTCACAACCATGAAATCTCCATACCTATCATCTTTGATTTTTCACTCCCAAATGCAAAAGTGTCATAATGCACGAATTTATCAACATTTGGCTTGTTTTTGGTTATCTCTTCATAAACGGATCGTTCCTTTAAAATTCATGTGATGTCATGCTTAGATAATCATGAATTTGGGCCTAAGAAATGCTCATTTCCAGTCATTCGAGCTCTTTGCCCTGCAAAATAAGAGAATTGTAGCAAGTTAGCTCAAGTAACTTGCACAATAAGCAAAGTTTATTAAGTAAAATAGCTACTAAAACTTATGCATATTTTAGAGGTATCATCAGGGTCACATAGCCACAAGATGGAAACATAACCTCAATACCCTATACATAGGGGAACAACCTGCTTGGAATTCTACTAGAAAAATCAAAAGAGTTCATTAAGAACTTATGGAACTAAATCAGATTTATGATAATGTAGACCTATCtaatcaaatcaaaacaaaagagCTGCAGGTGGACACTCTATTAGACGGGGAAGAGATGTGGTGGAAGGAAAATCCAGAGTTTACTGGCTACAACATGgtgataaaaatacaaaatacttTAAAAAGAAGGGGAAAAAAAGAAAACCCAAGAGATAAAGATTTTGGTGGAGCATTTTAAAACTTTGTTTCAAAAGTAGACCATTGACCAAGTTTCCCGAAAAGTGGAGGTGGTCAAGAAAAAACTTAATCAAATCATAACAGCAACAAGTTGTTATACCAGATTCTTCTGGGTGAATAAAAAGAGACGAACGTGGATCAAAGAAGATAAAAGTCATATGCTGTTTTTAATTGCAAAATCATCACAATCGTTTATTTAAATCATATGGACAAAATTTACTCCTTTTGTCTAATACATGcttacaattattttattttactcacccatagctaaaaaaattatttcttaaaatattcaaattaaaatactaGTTTTTTAGAGAAAAATTAAACTGATAAAAATGATACAATATCAACACTTCAAATGCACCACAAATAAGAATAACTAAGTACACCTAAAATAATCACATCATAGCAAGTACACATGTAAggaaattaatcacaattttactaatatatCATGACAACTATTTAGAATTAGACAATAATTATCCCGTGAAAAAGTATTACAATAATAATTACTAGCGTACATATTACTAGAGtacatatcttttatattataagcttgtatacacaagcaaattctaaaccctaatttgttttatctgtttttcctccattttatcttgcaatttttattaaaaaataatacaattttgtcttaactaggattcgaacccgcaacctttcagtgcaagacaatatttccaaccactatgacaagtataccaattgtgattaaaattatgtgcaataattgataagcactatcaattttaaaagtatatcatatcaaaattattgttgactatattatttatcacaaaatatttttatgtctttcttgATCAATGTTTGCAACATTATTGGTGTCAGATCAGCTGACCAGGTCAGAAATAGTTTGGACAACTACTTCACACCTTTTGATTGATGACATTTTGCACAAACAGAGACGCTTGCTTGGTGCTCCaggtataaaatattttcacctatttctataaaaccatacttattagttgtttatttttttactcatgtaaccttgcttatatcagtttttaaattatttattatgcagtttattaaattgtagttttttaaaattggaaaaagaattttgtcaaaaagaaaaaatggaaaaagaattgatattttttataaataccctttatttttattttaatgtatccaaacataaatcaattctgtttaactcacttttaaccaaaatcaaatctatcaaactcaattctgctaaatcaatttttttttttttgcaatacaaccaaacacaaccatagtcatgtcactaatcacattcattattttgattttaacattgcagatttaatattaaccgatgatcaattgatacaatatgcactagcagatattgagatgatgttacgtagttgtgggaagtttaaaagattatcctccaatgcctagagcagacacatcattagttcctggtatacaaaatagtttaatacacgacgaattgaattaaaATAGACAATCATTAgttgaggaacatgttagattgatgtcaactatgacttcagagcaacgtaaagtatatgacagaatcatgacaagagttaaggaaaacaaacctggtgtgttttttctttatggttatggcggtacagggaagacatttatctggagggtcatgtcagccgcattacgctcaaaaggtgagatagttttaacagttgcctcgaGTGAGATCgttgcattgcttatacctggcggtagaacaacacattcaaggttttgtattcctctaaatgttgacgagttttcaacatgtaccatagttcctaaaagccctttggcactattaatacaaaaaacaaaactcattatatgggatgaagcaccaatgcaCAAACACtatttcgaagctgttgatcgaactttaaaagatattctcaaaattctgttgatgaaaaaaataaacacattcccttcggaagataagttgttgttttttgcggagattttagacaaattctatcagtaatacccaaaggtacaagcccagaagttgttcatgctactattaattcttcggttctttggaatttttgtgaagttttaacattgagtaaaaacatggggcttctcggtggtgcttcgagtgcagacgttgaacaaagaagattgttttcttaatgagttttgggtgttggcgatggagaaattggagatgacaacgacgacgatttagaacttgacaatccatcagatttattgattccaaattcaggtgatcctcttgcttctatcgttgaaagcacctatccccaacttttacaaaacatgaacgatataacatatttccaaaatagagctatactagctcctaaaaattcaatagtcgacacaataaatgattatatgttggatttaatttatggtgaagaaaaaacatatttgagttatgatactccactcacacaaaatgtagacggtcaaacagtggatgatgttcatactcccgaatttttgaacacgatttctacgtcgggaattccaaatcacaagttgagacttaaagtttgAGTTCAAGTTATGCTGTTAagaaatttgaatcaaaaattaggattatgcaatgaaacaagacttattattacgagattgggaaaacgtgctcttgaaggaaaagttatttcaggaagtaatattggtgatcaggttttcatacctagattttctctttttaaatttcaacggagacaatttcctataatgatttcttttgcgatgactattaataagagtcagggacaatctttaaagcatgttgagATATATCCTCcatcgccagtgttttcacatgatcagttgtatgttgcaatttcaatagttacttctagaaaaggattaaaaatattgatcatcgataacgacggtgaagatacgattaagacttcgaatgtggtctataagaaaGTCTTctgtaatataacataattttctttgtatgaatatatatccaaaattattgttgaattatcgtttaatgttactcaacttttttcatataccttacattattggaattatcatatcttatttaatcattatatatcttatagCTAATCAGactcgtgcaccgcacgggtcgatgttctagtataCACATAAAATACCCGATAAATAATAGCTTATAATTTACTAGGTGAACTGAACACATGCATATCGATTTCTGAAAATCATGGaaaatgtgtaaaaaaaaaaatcatggagAAAAAATCtctgtaatatatattttttccttcccaactaagataaaaaaaaaaaaatgaagccCATAACATTTGTTTgaatgcgtcaaaaaaaaaaaaacatttgctTGAAATTTTGAAGCCCAAAACACAATTGGGTATGAGAAGAAATATCCAAAGCCCCAAAACTGTGAACGGtatgattgatatatatatactctAAAATGCTCCATAACCAAAAAACCCTAATTATTCATTCCACTTCCATCATCTCCATTTCTGCTACAACCCTAAACAATGGCCGCCGCAGCAGCTCGTCCCCTGGTCACTGTCCATTCTCTTGAAGGAGACATGGCCACTGATTCCCCCGTAACTCTTCCCATTCCCGATGTCATGCGCGCTGCGATCCGCCCTGACATAGTGAACTTCGTTCACTCCAACATCTCCAAAAACAGCCGCCAACCCTACGCTGTCAGCCGCAAAGCTGGCCACCAAACATCCGCTGAGTCCTGGGGTACTGGACGCGCTGTTTCCCGTATCCCTCGTGTTGCTGGTGGTGGTACTCACCGTGCTGGTCAAGCGGCTTTCGGAAACATGTGTCGTGGTGGTCGCATGTTCGCTCCTACCAGGATCTGGCGCCGCTGGCACCGTAAGATCAATGTTAACCAGAAACGTTATGCTGTTGTTTCCGCTATTGCTGCATCTGCTGTTCCTTCCCTTGTTCTGGCTCGTGGTCACCGGATCGAGTCTGTCCCGGAGTTTCCTCTCGTTGTCGGAGATTCTGCTGAAGGAGTTGAGAAAACTAAGGAAGCTATCAAGCTTCTTAAGCATGTTGGAGCTTTCCCCGACGCCGAGAAAGCAAAGAACAGCCACGGAATCCGTCCTGGAAAAGGTAAAATGCGTAACCGTCGCTACATTTCCCGTAAGGGTCCATTGATCGTTTACGGAACTGAAGGAGCTAAAGCTGTTAAGGCTTTCAGGAACATTCCTGGTGTTGAGATCACCAATGTTGAAAGGttgaatcttttgaagcttGCACCTGGTGGTCATCTTGGTAGATTTGTGATTTGGACTAAAACTGCTTTCGAGAAATTGGATTCGATTTACGGGTCTTTTGACAAGGCTTCTGAGAAGAAAAAGGGTTATGTTCTTCCTAGGGCTAAGATGGTGAACTCTGATCTTACCAGGATTATTAATTCTGATGAGGTTCAGAGTGTTGTTAGGCCTGTTAAGAAGGATGTTAAGAGGGCTACTTTGAAAAAGAATCCTTTGAAGAATCTGAATGTTATGCTCAGGCTTAATCCTTATGCTAAGACTGCCAAGAGGATGGCTTTGCTTGCTGAAGCTGAGAGGGTTAAGGCTAAGAAGGAGAAGCTTGACAAAAAGAGGAAATCTGTTTCCAAGGTAATTCACTATTTTGCAATTATtcttgattaattaattaattaatattgagtttaatttccgtattatattattaattaattaatttggctTACAAACTAGTAAACTTGATTGCATATTTGTTATTGTTATGGCTCTATACAGATATTCATGATGATTTAGTAAATTAGTAGCTTGCTGTATTACACTGAAATTGTAGGACCGTGCATCACTATAGTTCTAACATTATTAATATTCTAAAATACGTAATTTTGTTCAGTTTGGATCTGTTTTTAAATGCAGTCAACCCCCTTACATTATTCACTTAGTTTCAAATGCATTCCTCTAATTACCAATTTAATCCCATTATATAGTCCCTAGTACATAATATATCACTTTGATTTGAAATGTTTCTGATATAGGATACTGTAATGATACTACTTGAAGACTGAATTGAGTAGTTACTCTTATTAATTGTGCTATTGCCAATTTCCtgtgttttatttctatttgaTTAACTCTCttaaattgatttatgtatCCATGTTTAGTTTCATGTTGTGCTTGTCGATAGAGATTGGTCTTCTTTAAAATTTCTATTATAGAGAAAGATTATTATCTCTGATTAGTAATTTGAACTTCATTATTGTCCATGTATGAGGAAGGATGGGTCAGTCAGTTTTATGTATGTAGGAGAGAAAGATTAACAATTTGAGCATTCTATGCGTGCTCCCTATCTGTGTGTCGTCTGCTCCCTATCTGTGTGTGTCgcttttgttttacttttttagtTAAATATATCTTTGgttattattcatattaacatTAATTTCCGGTCTTTCTTCCAGGAAGAAGCTTCTGCAATCAAGGCAGCAGGAAAAGCATGGTATCAAACTATGGTGTCTGATTCTGATTATACAGAATTTGATAACTTCTCCAAGTGGTTGGGCGTCTCACAGTGAAGTCCAGTTATATTTTCGCATTGAACTTTGTTTTCTAGGCTTTACCTTAAATCTTAAATGTCTTTGGATTTTGAGTTTATTAAATTTGTAAGGAATAGCAACTTTTATCTTGtgcattttctttctttttgttccTGAAATGAAAGATTTTTCCTCTCCTTTTGAACTGAGCTGCCTTTCAAACCAAGTAGGCTTAATCTTTTATCAAAAACAGTGTGTTTGAGATCAGACTGCCATTAAAGAACTTATTGTATACTTTGCTATGgagaaattaattttgattttgtatgtTGATTTTGGTTGAAAGTGAATTGAACGTAAATTTCTGTAACCGTATAATTGTTTTTTGGCTTTTTCACCTGTCTTCTTCCCCTTTTCCCAATTATTCTTTCGGGTGGTGTCCATAGTTCATACCCACTCAGTATCAACTTCAATTATCTTCACCTGTCTTCTTCCCCTCTTCCCAATTATTCTTTCGGGTGGTGTCCATAGTTCATACCCACTCAGTATCAACTTCAATTATCTTTGCGCAGATACAGCTTTGGCCTATTTTACTCGCTCCTCAATGCAATTGCTAAGTCAGATCGGTACAAGTCTTGCTATGTTGAGTCGTCCTCTATCTCGTTCATCACAAggactattttttatttttctaacatCTTGGACTATTTTTAACATGAACATATTTTCGAAATACTAAACAtaacattaataataaaaaataaaggactaaaaccatttttttttgtggtacgaaccaatttttttatacaaggataaaatttaaaactattCATATTTGCAGaccattttcatattttaagtCACACATTTAATATTCATAAACTTCGATTCTAATTATGCTttcaattatgaaaaaaaatgttttcgccagttttttttattcttcaaagTAACGTTGCCTCTGTTTAAAGTTTGGCACACCAAACATGCGTTTCTCGACCCCAAAAGCGATTCCGACGGTTTCTGGTTTGTTTGGCTAAATGCAAATGTGAATCCCTGCAATGTGATTTTCTACTCAAACGTGAGTATTCCTGAAGCTACAAATTGGAGCTTTTGCCTTAACTAAAAGCGAAGAATTTTTTTCCCTAATTACCCATGGCTTCTTTTACAATTTCGTACAATTTGTAAACCAATTTCCTCCATTTCAAACAGTGTTGATGATTTTCCCTTCCCTTAGATTtcttataaattttgttttagcGTTTCATGGGGCAGATCTGCAAACTTAGAACATTCTCTCTCTTCCTCAGGGTTGAAGAAGAAGTTTGAAATGGAACTTAGAACATTCTCTCTCTTCCTCAGGGTTGAAGAAGAAGTTTGAAAGCCCatatttcattttcataaaCAAGCCCattaataaagataaataacaaaaactaaagaaaaaaacttGTTCCAGTTGAGGATCCTAGGTCGGTTCGGAGGGAGAAACTTGATGCTGTGTTTGTAGTTGGGTTCGGCGTTACTTCTTTGGGTCTTTGCTTTCGTGATACCAATGGGCATTTTGTGGCTGGCTTGACTCAATGGCAGCAGCCTTTTTATTCCATAGTGGAAGGCGAAGCATTGACACTATTACATGTTATAAAAGAGGCTATCCATCGTGGATTTGAGCGAgtccaatttgaaagtgactcaaagttgTTGGTTGACGCTATTCATTCGAGAAGACGGGGCaattcggaatttagtttaattgttaacgacattattcttcttatgtcatATTCTTctgtaaactttgaggttaagtttgttaggagacaagcgaatttggtttctcatactcttgctagggcgACCAATGTTTGAGCTAGTTTCCAtaaatttgagattattcccttatgtattgaacatttattagttaatgatatgaattaagtttgtttggttaaaaaaaaacatttgatagttttttattttggtttttaacatattctttttaaacaaataaatagcGTTTggtaattcatttttttttttaatgatttgtcagttttggtattttttttatatatatttgtcgaatttttcacaattatatttttcatagatttttttctaatttataaataataaattaatactcctttattttatcaaaaataataaatttgtttttttgaagcaaaaaataataaattagtaagtcttataaaaataattaaattaattaagcaacacaaactaaatatataaaggggttttctaacttagaccctagttaggtctaagttagcaaggtgcaccttttgagttggacaaaaatacccatttttttttttttgaaacaatagagcaactggggcatgtatgtaatttgcatcataaaaatacccttgttttttttttgaaacaatagaacaactattacattttttaaatttcttccaaatttcgacctcattttacgtgcgaatcgaacgccgatttcaaaaattaataccggaaacctttgtaaaattgaaaaacgatcaaaatccatataaggaacgtcgagtttcgttgagtattgagggagatcgaaccgggtcaaaaaccgggtcgcacgacccgtttctgcataaaacgggtgggagggacgatgaacagtgcgcgtcgcccacgcccactctcaccggaggcgcgtgggggcgcgtgcggcctcagggaggctctattttttttttattttttcataataaaatagtagataatattctggaaattttggtatattgtatgaaatttttggagacccgaaactatttttagttaattaaatgagtaaaaaggtaattaaaaatattataattccataaaaaatttccaaaattttatgtaaagtactatgaattatttagaaccctcttgtgtacctcactctccctagttcaagtcatgaaattattttcacaaattccgctgattatttaaaaccatttaacaaataataataataatttcatagatttgtactctgaaaccaattgttttttttatttgtttctaataaaatattagataatattctggaacttttggtatattttatgaaattttttgagacctgaaactatttttcgttaattaaatgagataaaacggtaattaaaaactattgtttgcttctgaaaccatttagctggaagaatggtttcagagagttatactgtgaaaccattctagcagtaaaatggtttcagaagcaaacaattaaaaatcaactcccctgaaaccattctatcagtgaaatggtttcaaagtacaacgctctgaaaccattgtaccagctaaatggtttcagaatggtttcagaagcaaacaattaagaaattactcactgaaactattctaccagtaaaatggtttcagagagttatactgtgaaaccattctaccagctaaatggtttcacagtattatataaagataattaaaggtagtgaaaaattgagttttttttttgtgtccaaatcaaacgaaccaagtctctatttgtagacaaaaaaaaattatgaattttggtataaaaataaaaaaataaaaaattaatttacaacgaaataattgagtttaaagtattaaatgaaaaaaaaaacacgccaaccacccagcagttgacacgtgtcctgcttttttaaaatgaaattttctctctccaggcgcagatctagtgtggtgcacgcgctggcttatcatggagatggatgatttggactgtctgattgatccgacagctatgatgagatcatctcttggccgtctgatggaaatcaacggtctgtaacggtggtcctgcggtaggcgcgcgacactggatcagcgccaatatgttttttttttttttttttaaaaaaagaaagggtatttttgtctaactcaaaaggtgcaccttgttaatttagacccaactgggtctaaattagcagcccccatatataaaatagaaatgaaatataattttaaatagatattaATACCCATTTCAGTAATTATGcactcaaaatcaattttgatccAAACATCATGAGTTTATAAGAATCACTTTTCTGttaatatatccaaacataaatcaattctgttcaactcacttttatccaaaatcaattttatcaaactcaattctgtcaaactcaattcttcACACCGCATAACTAACAACATACTTTGTCATTGTTCAAAACTATTATTGTTCTTTATGGCTAGAGGAAGTATGTATTAACTTTGATCTtacaatatttaaatttatgcaTAAATATATTGTCACCTATTCACAGTAGTACCAACCTTGTAGTTGTCATGTTTAGTAAATCCTATCATAAAAGATTATAAAATACACAATATAACGAAAGGTTGGAATGAAATCTTTATGTTAGATCCTTAATTGAGTGATCCAAAGAGACAAACACACCACATGGATGTACTTTAAAGACTTTTTACGGTGACATTAATTATCTGTAGGATTTCTTGGATCTATATAAGTGCTAAAAACACATTCTTCAttgatacaaaaatttaagGTTTGTTACACAAAAATGAGAAATAATATTACTAAAATTTCCATGTCTGAATATGCTATGATGATCttcattttcctattttttgttGTAACTAATGTAAATGCCGGTAAACCCTTTCTCTCattctttcaaaaataattatttaccTTGTGCATAATTTGTCATCTCCTTCCAATAAAATTCTTATCTTCTTGATTTTTGTCACAGGAAGACGCTTCATTTGTTTTGCCAACTTTATTTGCGAACCTTTGTGTCTCCCTCCTTTGAAAGGGAAATGCATTAATTCTGCATGTACCTGTCAAACATATGATTAGTTAAGTTGAAGATTAATTATATGCTTGAAAGATTTTATAACAAGATGCTTGTTGCTACAGTGACGCTTAATGATCATGATCCGGATGTGCGTGCCTAGCCGGGAGGAAAGCTTAGTGATTTTTCAGTCGCTTCAGCATACTGGATGTTGTGTAATTTTCAAACTAATACAAATGGTATGTGGTTGCGTTTGTGGAAGTTGGAGGTGCCTAAGCGTATACGTTGTTTTTTTTAGACGTTGGCAACACAACTAGAGATGGGTGAATATGTCGCTTACTTTTAATCGagaatttttcaaaaagtttatgCAACAAAAGAATTTGGATTGACAAAACGTCTTCCAAACCCACTATTGAAGAGATTGAATGC from Trifolium pratense cultivar HEN17-A07 linkage group LG1, ARS_RC_1.1, whole genome shotgun sequence includes these protein-coding regions:
- the LOC123922893 gene encoding 60S ribosomal protein L4 — its product is MAAAAARPLVTVHSLEGDMATDSPVTLPIPDVMRAAIRPDIVNFVHSNISKNSRQPYAVSRKAGHQTSAESWGTGRAVSRIPRVAGGGTHRAGQAAFGNMCRGGRMFAPTRIWRRWHRKINVNQKRYAVVSAIAASAVPSLVLARGHRIESVPEFPLVVGDSAEGVEKTKEAIKLLKHVGAFPDAEKAKNSHGIRPGKGKMRNRRYISRKGPLIVYGTEGAKAVKAFRNIPGVEITNVERLNLLKLAPGGHLGRFVIWTKTAFEKLDSIYGSFDKASEKKKGYVLPRAKMVNSDLTRIINSDEVQSVVRPVKKDVKRATLKKNPLKNLNVMLRLNPYAKTAKRMALLAEAERVKAKKEKLDKKRKSVSKEEASAIKAAGKAWYQTMVSDSDYTEFDNFSKWLGVSQ